A DNA window from Setaria viridis chromosome 2, Setaria_viridis_v4.0, whole genome shotgun sequence contains the following coding sequences:
- the LOC117846371 gene encoding squamosa promoter-binding-like protein 18 isoform X1, protein MDWDLKMPVSWDLAELEHDAVPAIAAAAAPPAAAASGIATVAAAAASARGAPSRAECSVDLKLGGLGEFGAADRMKEPAAPVSAAAAAVVPSASPMKRPRSGAGGAGGAQCPSCAVDGCKADLSKCRDYHRRHKVCEAHSKTPVVVVSGREMRFCQQCSRFHLLAEFDDAKRSCRKRLDGHNRRRRKPQPDTMNSGSFMTSQQGLFSSAGTRFSSFPAPRPEASWSGVIKSEDSSYYTHHQVLSARPHFAGSAAAAYSKEGRRFPFLQDGDQVSFGAGAAAAALEASTACQPLLKTVAPPPPPPESSSSNKIFSDGLTPVLDSDCALSLLSSPANSSSVDVSRMVQPTEHIPVAQPLVPNLHQHQQQHHHHQFGGSPGWFACSQAGSSGVTAAAGAGGFAACPGGVEGEPLNTILVPSSDGHEMNYHGIFHVGGEGSSDGTSPSLPFSWQ, encoded by the exons ATGGATTGGGATCTCAAGATGCCGGTCTCGTGGGACCTGGCCGAGCTGGAGCACGACGCCGtgccggccatcgccgccgccgccgcgcctcccgccgcggcggcgtcgggcatTGCGaccgtggcggcggcagcggcatcgGCGCGCGGGGCGCCGAGCCGGGCGGAGTGCTCCGTCGACCTCAAGCTCGGCGGGCTGGGCGAGTTCGGCGCCGCAGACCGGAtgaaggagccggcggcgcctgtgtcggcggccgcggcggcggtggttccGTCCGCGAGCCCGATGAAGCGCCCGCGttcgggcgccggcggcgcaggcggggcGCAGTGCCCGTCGTGCGCGGTGGACGGGTGCAAGGCCGACCTCAGCAAGTGCCGCGactaccaccgccgccacaaggtCTGCGAGGCGCACTCCAAGacgcccgtcgtcgtcgtctccggcCGCGAGATGCGCTTCTGCCAGCAGTGCAGCAG GTTTCACTTACTCGCAGAGTTTGATGACGCTAAGCGTAGCTGTAGAAAGAGGCTTGATGGGCACAACCGGCGTCGCAGGAAGCCACAGCCAGATACCATGAACTCTGGGAGCTTTATGACGAGTCAACAAG GCTTATTTTCGAGtgcagggacaaggttctcgTCATTCCCGGCTCCAAGGCCGGAGGCGAGCTGGTCTGGGGTCATCAAGTCCGAGGACAGCTCATACTACACGCACCACCAGGTCCTCAGCGCCAGGCCGCACTTcgccggctcggcggcggcggcctacTCCAAGGAAGGGCGGCGCTTCCCGTTCCTCCAGGACGGCGACCAGGTCAGCTTCGgcgctggcgcggcggcggcggcgctcgaggcCTCCACGGCGTGCCAGCCCCTCCTCAAGACGGtggcacccccgccgccgccgcccgagagcagcagcagcaacaagatCTTCTCCGACGGGCTCACCCCCGTGCTCGACTCGGATTGTGCTCTCTCTCTTCTGTCATCCCCCGCCAACTCCTCCAGCGTCGACGTCAGCCGCATGGTCCAGCCGACGGAGCACATCCCCGTGGCGCAGCCCCTCGTCCCCAAcctgcaccagcaccagcagcagcaccaccaccaccagttcGGCGGCTCCCCCGGCTGGTTCGCCTGCTCGCAGGCCGGCTCCAGcggcgtcaccgccgccgcgggcgccggcgggttcgccgcctgccccggcggcgTGGAGGGCGAGCCGCTGAACACCATCCTGGTCCCGAGCTCCGACGGCCACGAGATGAACTACCACGGCATCTTCCACGTCGGTGGCGAGGGCTCCTCCGACGGGACGTCCCCGTCGCTCCCCTTCTCGTGGCAGTAG
- the LOC117846371 gene encoding squamosa promoter-binding-like protein 18 isoform X2 — MDWDLKMPVSWDLAELEHDAVPAIAAAAAPPAAAASGIATVAAAAASARGAPSRAECSVDLKLGGLGEFGAADRMKEPAAPVSAAAAAVVPSASPMKRPRSGAGGAGGAQCPSCAVDGCKADLSKCRDYHRRHKVCEAHSKTPVVVVSGREMRFCQQCSRFHLLAEFDDAKRSCRKRLDGHNRRRRKPQPDTMNSGSFMTSQQGTRFSSFPAPRPEASWSGVIKSEDSSYYTHHQVLSARPHFAGSAAAAYSKEGRRFPFLQDGDQVSFGAGAAAAALEASTACQPLLKTVAPPPPPPESSSSNKIFSDGLTPVLDSDCALSLLSSPANSSSVDVSRMVQPTEHIPVAQPLVPNLHQHQQQHHHHQFGGSPGWFACSQAGSSGVTAAAGAGGFAACPGGVEGEPLNTILVPSSDGHEMNYHGIFHVGGEGSSDGTSPSLPFSWQ; from the exons ATGGATTGGGATCTCAAGATGCCGGTCTCGTGGGACCTGGCCGAGCTGGAGCACGACGCCGtgccggccatcgccgccgccgccgcgcctcccgccgcggcggcgtcgggcatTGCGaccgtggcggcggcagcggcatcgGCGCGCGGGGCGCCGAGCCGGGCGGAGTGCTCCGTCGACCTCAAGCTCGGCGGGCTGGGCGAGTTCGGCGCCGCAGACCGGAtgaaggagccggcggcgcctgtgtcggcggccgcggcggcggtggttccGTCCGCGAGCCCGATGAAGCGCCCGCGttcgggcgccggcggcgcaggcggggcGCAGTGCCCGTCGTGCGCGGTGGACGGGTGCAAGGCCGACCTCAGCAAGTGCCGCGactaccaccgccgccacaaggtCTGCGAGGCGCACTCCAAGacgcccgtcgtcgtcgtctccggcCGCGAGATGCGCTTCTGCCAGCAGTGCAGCAG GTTTCACTTACTCGCAGAGTTTGATGACGCTAAGCGTAGCTGTAGAAAGAGGCTTGATGGGCACAACCGGCGTCGCAGGAAGCCACAGCCAGATACCATGAACTCTGGGAGCTTTATGACGAGTCAACAAG ggacaaggttctcgTCATTCCCGGCTCCAAGGCCGGAGGCGAGCTGGTCTGGGGTCATCAAGTCCGAGGACAGCTCATACTACACGCACCACCAGGTCCTCAGCGCCAGGCCGCACTTcgccggctcggcggcggcggcctacTCCAAGGAAGGGCGGCGCTTCCCGTTCCTCCAGGACGGCGACCAGGTCAGCTTCGgcgctggcgcggcggcggcggcgctcgaggcCTCCACGGCGTGCCAGCCCCTCCTCAAGACGGtggcacccccgccgccgccgcccgagagcagcagcagcaacaagatCTTCTCCGACGGGCTCACCCCCGTGCTCGACTCGGATTGTGCTCTCTCTCTTCTGTCATCCCCCGCCAACTCCTCCAGCGTCGACGTCAGCCGCATGGTCCAGCCGACGGAGCACATCCCCGTGGCGCAGCCCCTCGTCCCCAAcctgcaccagcaccagcagcagcaccaccaccaccagttcGGCGGCTCCCCCGGCTGGTTCGCCTGCTCGCAGGCCGGCTCCAGcggcgtcaccgccgccgcgggcgccggcgggttcgccgcctgccccggcggcgTGGAGGGCGAGCCGCTGAACACCATCCTGGTCCCGAGCTCCGACGGCCACGAGATGAACTACCACGGCATCTTCCACGTCGGTGGCGAGGGCTCCTCCGACGGGACGTCCCCGTCGCTCCCCTTCTCGTGGCAGTAG
- the LOC117843764 gene encoding meiosis-specific protein PAIR2 has protein sequence MVMAQKTKEAEITEQDSLLLTRNLLRIAIYNISYIRGLFHEKYFSDKSVPALEMKIKKLMPMDAESRRLIDWMEKGVYDALQKKYLKTLLFCICEKEEGPMIEEYAFSFSYPNTSTEEVAMNMSRTGSKKGSTTFTSNSSEVTPDQMRSSACKMIRTLVSLMRTLDPMPEERTILMKLLYYDDVTPEDYEPPFFKGCADNEAINIWNKNPLKMEVGNVNSKHLVLALKVKSVLDPCDDNNINSGDDGMSVDNGTYQDDDFSDTEVRPSEADRYVVAPNDGKCKGQSTGTISEDDTQDAAHEEELTAQVKEWICSREIGTINVSDVLSNFPDISLELVEDIMERLLKDGVLSRASKDGYTVNQTVDPKTPHIKKEVIMQNVSPTEGTKQNNGDLIYMKALYHALPMDYVTIAKLQGKLDGEASQNTVRKLIDKMVQDGYVKNSANRRLGKAVIHSESSNRKLLEIKKILEGNEGEQMAIDTNAEHVESEHKDLLKVPEIRDGSTMGCLHSIGSDLTRTREVPALQQNVSMQSGQEASAMDKDPSRTPTSARELAAPVCSLESGVLGQKIKRSLTGGSEMQSTQDKRSKKASMVKEPILQQGRRHRYGRKHRAKLEAALTTFRSKLSDLRRALLHGSPSPQPPLPRLWCPFCSTELVDLDNRSACSNAIYHLASGEHLKAVKDFLRKHGGGMDQVDSLRISEDEVAKWEKSCESLSKGAKTGTEGLIGPSLGPMKDIRNESTCDNLDSFAQTNIPSFSNTASYVVMPLQSPTNGAYHPISAACHGAFSSGSVSYSAPYGTVGLPITAWGSSETHEQQGVLSTNCFHSTGPEMKGHQSTILGNGPSPSISYAAHVQQSHSGGNLSSGPKANVHTGAPPPWLKANEHDPKNLLLRSCGPPLKGKLRKLNPKRVGAAWAERRRAEMEMEKRGEIVPETSDSSWLPNFGGVWQSGTRKESRKDFEKKLKHHDTKSNHELSLEIKPYISKRMRAGVDKSEQLGSHVEQ, from the exons ATG GTGATGGCTCAGAAGACGAAGGAGGCGGAGATCACGGAGCAGGATTCGCTGCTTCTA ACAAGGAATTTGCTTCGGATTGCCATATACAACATCAGCTACATCAGAGGCCTATTCCATGAAAAGTACTTCAGCGATAAGTCGGTTCCTGCACTAG AGATGAAGATTAAGAAGCTGATGCCGATGGATGCTGAGTCAAGGAGGCTGATCGATTGGATGGAGAAAG GTGTCTATGATGCTTTGCAAAAGAAATATCTCAAGACCCTTCTCTTTTGTATCTGTGAGAAGGAGGAAGGCCCAATGATTGAGGAGTATGCCT TCTCCTTTAGCTACCCCAACACCAGTACTGAGGAAGTTGCGATGAACATGAGTCGTACAGGGAGCAAAAAGGGTAGCACTACATTTACTTCAAATTCTTCAGAAGTAACTCCTGATCAGATGAG GAGCTCTGCTTGTAAGATGATCAGAACGCTGGTTTCACTTATGAGAACCTTGGACCCAATGCCAGAGGAG CGAACTATTCTAATGAAGCTGCTGTACTATGATGATGTCACA CCTGAGGATTATGAGCCTCCTTTCTTCAAGGGTTGTGCTGACAATGAAGCTATTAATATATGGAATAAGAACCCCTTGAAGATGGAAGTGGGGAATGTCAATAGCAAGCACCTTGTGTTAGCTTTGAAG GTTAAGAGTGTCCTTGATCCATGTGATGACAACAATATTAACAGTGGAGATGATGGCATGAGTGTGGATAATGGGACATATCAAGATGATGACTTTTCTGACACTGAG GTTCGTCCATCTGAGGCAGATCGTTATGTTGTAGCTCCTAATG ATGGAAAATGCAAAGGTCAGAGTACTGGTACTATTTCAGAAG ATGACACTCAAGATGCTGCTCATGAGGAAGAGCTAACAGCCCAAGTAAAAGAGTGGATATGCTCAAGAGAAATTGGAACCATTAATGTTTCAGATGTCCTTTCTAACTTCCCTGACATATCCCTG GAACTGGTTGAAG ATATTATGGAGAGGCTACTTAAAGATGGTGTACTATCCAGGGCAAGCAAAGATGGTTATACTGTCAACCAG ACTGTTGATCCCAAAACACCACATATAAAGAAGGAGGTCATCATGCAAAATGTATCACCTACTGAAGGAACCAAACAGAACAATGGTGATTTGATATATATGAAG GCATTATATCATGCACTTCCTATGGATTATGTGACAATAGCCAAACTTCAAGGAAAGCTGGATGGGGAAGCCAGCCAGAATACGGTCAGAAAGTTAATTGACAAAATGGTGCAAGATGGATACGTGAAGAATTCAGCCAACCGAAGATTGG GCAAAGCAGTCATTCATTCTGAATCCAGTAACAGAAAGCTCCTTGAGATAAAAAAGATACTGGAAGGCAATGAAGGCGAACAGATG GCCATTGACACCAATGCAGAGCATGTTGAGTCTGAGCACAAAGACCTTCTGAAAG TCCCTGAAATAAGAGATGGCTCCACAATGGGTTGCCTCCACTCAATCGGATCTGATCTTACCCGTACACGGGAGGTACCAGCGCTGCAGCAGAATGTGTCCATGCAGAGTGGGCAAGAAGCTTCGGCAATGGATAAGGATCCAAGCAGGACCCCCACAAGTGCGCGTGAG CTGGCTGCGCCTGTCTGTTCCCTGGAGAGTGGAGTGCTTGGACAGAAAATCAAAAGGTCCCTAACTGGTGGTAGTGAGATGCAGTCTACCCAGGACAAGCGATCCAAGAAGGCTAGCATG GTGAAGGAGCCGATACTCCAGCA gggccggcgccaccgctaCGGCCGCAAGCACCGGGCCAAGCTCGAGGCCGCGCTCACCACCTTCCGCTCCAAGCTATCCGacctccgccgcgccctcctccacgGCTCCCCTTCTCCCCAGCCGCCGCTACCCCGCCTCTGGTGCCCCTTCTGCTCCACCGAACTCGTCGACCTCGACAACCGCTCCGCTTG TAGCAATGCCATTTACCATCTGGCAAGTGGTGAGCACCTGAAGGCTGTGAAGGATTTCCTGCGGAAGCACGGGGGAGGGATGGATCAGGTGGATTCGCTTAGGATTTCAGAGGATGAGGTTGCTAAG TGGGAGAAAAGCTGTGAATCCTTGAGCAAAGGAGCAAAGACGGGGACTGAAGGGCTGATTGGACCTTCTCTGGGGCCGATGAAAGATATCCGAAATGAATCTACCTGTGACAATTTGGATAGTTTTGCACAAACCAATATCCCATCTTTTAGTAATACTGCATCTTATGTTGTTATGCCTTTACAAAGTCCTACCAATGGGGCATACCACCCTATTAGTGCAGCGTGTCATGGAGCTTTCAGCTCTGGAAGTGTTTCTTATTCCGCTCCATATGGAACTGTTGGGCTGCCCATCACAGCTTGGGGATCGTCCGAAACACACGAGCAGCAGGGTGTGCTGTCTACAAACTGTTTCCACAGTACGGGTCCTGAAATGAAAG GTCATCAATCTACTATCCTTGGAAATGGACCAAGCCCATCGATTTCTTATGCTGCACAT GTTCAACAAAGTCACTCAGGAGGAAATCTGAGCAGTG GCCCAAAAGCAAATGTGCATACGGGTGCTCCTCCTCCCTGGTTAAAAGCAAACGAGCATGATCCAAAGAATTTGTTACTCAGAAGCTGTGGTCCTCCTTTAAAAGGAAAATTGAGGAAACTCAACCCAAAGCGGGTTGGTGCTGCATGGGCAGAAAGAAGAAGAGCTGAAATGGAAATGGAGAAGCGAGGTGAAATTGTTCCAGAAACATCTGATTCTAGTTGGCTACCTAATTTTGGTGGTGTCTGGCAATCTGGGACAAGAAAGGAATCGAGGAAAGATTTTGAGAAAAAACTCAAACATCATGATACGAAGAGCAACCATGAGTTATCTTTGGAGATAAAACCTTACATCAGCAAAAGGATG CGTGCAGGTGTTGATAAATCTGAACAGCTTGGCAGTCATGTGGAACAGTAA